From a single Rutidosis leptorrhynchoides isolate AG116_Rl617_1_P2 chromosome 5, CSIRO_AGI_Rlap_v1, whole genome shotgun sequence genomic region:
- the LOC139847110 gene encoding aquaporin PIP1-2-like, translating to MEGKEEDVKLGANKFSERQPIGTSAQTESKDYKEPPPAPLFEPGELSSWSFYRAGIAEFIATFLFLYISVLTVMGVAKSPTKCGTVGIQGIAWAFGGMIFALVYCTAGISGGHINPAVTFGLLLARKLSLTRAVFYMVMQCLGAICGAGVVKGFQGKHTFTGVGGGANVVAHGYTKGSGLGAEIIGTFVLVYTVFSATDAKRSARDSHVPILAPLPIGFAVFLVHLATIPITGTGINPARSLGAAIIYNKDHAWDDHWIFWVGPFIGAALAALYHVIVIRAIPFKSRS from the exons ATGGAGGGTAAGGAAGAAGATGTTAAGTTGGGTGCAAACAAGTTTTCAGAAAGACAACCAATTGGTACATCAGCTCAAACAGAGAGTAAAGATTACAAAGAACCACCACCAGCTCCTTTGTTTGAGCCTGGTGAGTTATCATCATGGTCTTTTTACAGAGCTGGAATTGCTGAATTTATAGCAACTTTCTTGTTCTTGTATATCTCTGTTTTAACTGTTATGGGTGTTGCTAAATCACCCACAAAGTGTGGTACTGTTGGTATTCAAGGTATTGCTTGGGCTTTTGGTGGCATGATCTTTGCCCTTGTTTACTGCACTGCTGGTATCTCAG gagGACACATCAACCCAGCTgtgacttttggtttattactagcTAGAAAACTGTCTTTAACCAGGGCAGTGTTCTACATGGTGATGCAGTGTCTTGGAGCCATATGTGGTGCAGGTGTGGTCAAGGGGTTCCAGGGGAAGCACACATTCACCGGTGTGGGTGGTGGTGCTAATGTTGTAGCCCATGGTTACACAAAAGGGTCAGGTCTTGGTGCTGAGATAATAGGGACCTTTGTGCTTGTCTACACTGTTTTCTCTGCTACTGATGCCAAAAGAAGTGCCAGAGACTCGCATGTTCCT ATTTTGGCTCCTCTTCCAATCGGGTTCGCGGTTTTCTTGGTTCATTTGGCTACCATTCCCATCACCGGAACTGGTATCAACCCTGCAAGGAGTCTTGGGGCTGCAATCATCTACAACAAGGACCACGCATGGGACGATCAT TGGATTTTCTGGGTCGGTCCGTTTATTGGAGCTGCACTTGCGGCTTTGTATCACGTGATCGTCATCAGGGCTATTCCTTTCAAGAGCAGATCTTAA